The Trichosurus vulpecula isolate mTriVul1 chromosome 3, mTriVul1.pri, whole genome shotgun sequence genome includes a window with the following:
- the PDCD5 gene encoding programmed cell death protein 5, translating to MADEDLEALRKQRLAELQAKHGDSPGDPAQQEAKHREAEMRNNILAQVLDQSARARLSNLALVKPEKAKAVENYLIQMARFGQLSGKVSEQGLIEILEKVSQQTEKKITVKFSRRKVMDSDEDDEY from the exons ATGGCAGACGAAGACCTGGAGGCCCTGCGGAAGCAGAGGCTGGCAGAACTGCAGGCGAAGCACGGG GACTCTCCTGGTGACCCAGCACAACAGGAGGCAAAACACAG ggaagcagagatgagaaacaATATTCTAGCTCAAGTTCTGGATCAGTCAGCACGGGCCAGGT taagTAATTTAGCACTTGTAAAGCCAGAAAAGGCCAAAGCAGTAGAGAACTACCTCATacaaatggcaagatttggaCAGCTGAGTGGAAAG GTATCAGAACAAGGATTGATAGAAATTCTTGAAAAAGTAAGCcagcaaacagaaaagaaaataacagttAAG TTCAGCAGAAGAAAAGTAATGGATtctgatgaagatgatgaatatTGA